In Henningerozyma blattae CBS 6284 chromosome 6, complete genome, the following are encoded in one genomic region:
- the AHC2 gene encoding Ahc2p (similar to Saccharomyces cerevisiae AHC2 (YCR082W); ancestral locus Anc_6.358), with protein sequence MNLPNNINESIEEFQKNDIENDLDYKMLLQQKQQLEKLKSDKLEVYNRLEQLYKDLQHSQNYNELLRFIEKNGTKLQDTLTLEGQQNRSQSKLLDVEIEWEKYGVNLAEYILEDEELLALYHSGLL encoded by the coding sequence ATGaatttaccaaataatataaatgagTCTATCGAAGagtttcaaaaaaatgatattgagAATGACCTGGATTATAAGATGCTGCTGCAACAAAAGCAACAACTGGAGAAATTGAAATCGGATAAGCTAGAAGTATATAATAGATTAGAGCAGTTGTACAAAGATCTGCAACATAGTCAAAACTACAATGAACTATTACGATTTATAGAAAAGAATGGCACAAAGTTGCAAGATACTCTAACTTTAGAAGGCCAGCAAAATCGTAGTCAAAGTAAGTTGTTAGATGTTGAAATAGAATGGGAGAAGTATGGTGTTAATCTAGCTGAATATATACTAGaggatgaaga
- the TBLA0F04280 gene encoding NAD(P)H-dependent oxidoreductase: MKKKKNQANVTNKMTNSSLTSQSKNALIVLAHPESHSLNHSLMEATVKDLKSKGYQVKVSDLYAMNWDAFVKRSDFKNVTEVQAVSMLEASGRAYTEKALTEDVMEEQAKIEWADLIIFQFPLWWYSMPAILKGWFDRVFSNGFAYGFGFPRDDDIFSKKKALIMVTIGAEEKRFSRKDAYCSTDVLL, translated from the coding sequence atgaagaagaaaaaaaaccaaGCAAATGTAACAAACAAAATGACAAACTCTTCTTTAACTTCTCAATCTAAAAATGCCTTAATTGTCTTGGCCCACCCAGAAAGCCACTCTTTAAATCATTCACTAATGGAAGCTACAgtgaaagatttaaaatccAAGGGATATCAGGTCAAAGTTAGTGATTTATATGCCATGAATTGGGATGCATTTGTTAAACGTTCTGATTTCAAAAATGTCACCGAAGTTCAAGCCGTTTCCATGCTTGAAGCTTCAGGTAGAGCATACACTGAGAAAGCTTTAACTGAAGATGTGATGGAAGAACAAGCTAAGATTGAATGGGctgatttaataatattccaatTCCCACTATGGTGGTACTCTATGCCTGCTATTTTGAAAGGATGGTTTGATCGTGTCTTTTCTAATGGGTTTGCTTATGGATTTGGGTTTCCACGTGATGACGATATCttttcaaagaaaaaggCCTTGATAATGGTTACCATTGGTGCGGAAGAAAAAAGATTCTCAAGAAAAGATGCTTATTGTAGCACTGATGTTTTACTATGA